From Terriglobales bacterium, the proteins below share one genomic window:
- a CDS encoding cold-shock protein, with protein MQGTVKWFNDSKGFGFITPDDGSKDVFVHHSAIVSSGFRSLAEGDKVEFQTEQGPKGPQAKDVKKI; from the coding sequence ATGCAAGGAACGGTAAAGTGGTTCAATGATTCCAAAGGATTCGGTTTCATCACCCCCGATGACGGAAGCAAAGACGTCTTCGTTCATCACAGCGCGATCGTCAGCAGCGGCTTCCGGTCGTTGGCCGAAGGAGACAAAGTCGAGTTCCAGACCGAGCAGGGGCCCAAGGGACCGCAGGCGAAAGACGTCAAGAAAATTTAG
- a CDS encoding PilZ domain-containing protein encodes MTDTTRNERRCEQRIRFEAPATIAAAEHRIAASTKDISQRGLFCFTDAKVEVGSDIDILLMLPEEVGLPVSGMVCCHGRIVRSKSEGGQYGMAVEIDRLEPVPTV; translated from the coding sequence ATGACTGACACCACCCGCAATGAACGACGCTGCGAGCAGCGGATTCGCTTTGAAGCCCCGGCGACTATCGCTGCGGCGGAGCACCGGATCGCCGCATCGACCAAGGACATCAGCCAACGAGGTTTATTCTGTTTCACCGATGCCAAGGTCGAAGTTGGCAGCGATATCGACATTCTGCTTATGCTGCCGGAAGAGGTGGGGTTGCCGGTAAGCGGGATGGTCTGTTGTCACGGGCGGATCGTTCGCTCGAAGTCCGAAGGCGGGCAGTATGGGATGGCAGTGGAGATCGACCGTTTGGAACCGGTGCCCACAGTCTAA